From Sporosarcina sp. Te-1, the proteins below share one genomic window:
- a CDS encoding nucleotidyltransferase domain-containing protein has protein sequence MKQQEIAVQAICESLKKDPHVEAVFLKGSMGRGEHDEHSDIDMYCMVKQGEEAGFLDRRLDHLRVYQEVIFTDDIYIVAPQLIAVFDNLLHIDLFTVTRESFPGHDHFTVLYDPHAIMKEFVDTQGLALTKEEYRDDVMDIAWFLFQYRKSAARGNDIWSVRMLTNVVHHLARALLHRYAPERAQLGLKTVSESLPEESTRDILLIHEKITPSRHEEAAHLISGLLDREYEWIQEQLKEETQTLDFLQRMIELHAAV, from the coding sequence ATGAAACAACAAGAGATTGCCGTTCAGGCTATTTGTGAGAGCTTGAAAAAGGATCCGCACGTCGAAGCTGTTTTCTTGAAAGGCTCGATGGGCAGAGGTGAGCATGATGAGCATTCGGATATTGACATGTACTGTATGGTGAAGCAAGGGGAGGAAGCTGGGTTCCTCGACAGGCGTCTTGATCATCTGCGTGTCTATCAGGAAGTCATTTTCACGGATGACATTTATATCGTCGCCCCGCAGTTGATTGCGGTATTTGATAATTTACTACATATTGATTTATTTACGGTAACGCGGGAGTCGTTTCCAGGTCATGATCATTTCACGGTGTTATATGATCCGCATGCCATCATGAAAGAATTCGTGGACACGCAAGGTTTGGCGCTCACGAAGGAGGAATACCGGGATGATGTCATGGACATTGCTTGGTTTTTATTCCAGTATCGTAAGTCTGCGGCCCGCGGGAATGATATCTGGTCTGTTCGGATGCTGACAAATGTCGTACATCATTTGGCAAGAGCTTTGTTGCATCGGTATGCGCCAGAACGGGCTCAACTCGGTTTGAAGACGGTCTCGGAATCGTTGCCGGAAGAGTCGACAAGGGATATTTTATTGATTCACGAAAAAATTACCCCCTCACGTCATGAGGAAGCAGCGCACTTGATCAGCGGGCTGCTCGATAGGGAGTATGAATGGATCCAAGAACAATTGAAAGAGGAGACGCAAACGCTGGATTTCTTGCAGCGGATGATCGAGCTTCATGCGGCAGTGTAA
- a CDS encoding HAD-IIIA family hydrolase, with amino-acid sequence MKVAFFDRDGTIIEDYPDEEWTGITEPVFLRSAIDTLRQVRQRGYEIIIITNQYLINEGFITWEQYKEIHAKMLNELKKQDIDILAVFYCPHGRNEGCGCCKPETGMILQALNQYPAIDLKSSFVIGDSVVDMELAGRMNIRGFGINVAIPESTPNIYQVKEVSEVLRYI; translated from the coding sequence GTGAAGGTGGCATTTTTTGATCGGGATGGAACTATCATTGAAGACTATCCCGATGAGGAATGGACGGGTATTACTGAACCTGTGTTTCTTCGGAGCGCAATCGATACATTGCGTCAAGTGCGTCAAAGAGGTTATGAGATAATCATAATTACCAATCAATATTTAATCAATGAAGGGTTTATTACATGGGAGCAATATAAAGAAATTCATGCGAAGATGTTAAATGAATTGAAGAAACAAGATATAGACATTTTGGCTGTTTTTTATTGCCCGCATGGCCGGAATGAAGGATGCGGTTGCTGCAAACCTGAAACTGGCATGATTTTGCAAGCGCTGAATCAATATCCTGCGATTGACTTGAAAAGTTCCTTTGTAATAGGTGATTCGGTTGTCGATATGGAACTAGCGGGACGAATGAACATTAGGGGCTTTGGAATCAATGTGGCGATTCCGGAGAGTACGCCAAACATTTATCAGGTGAAGGAAGTGTCTGAGGTACTACGATACATATAG
- a CDS encoding Ger(x)C family spore germination protein, translated as MNNKKHLLLLVCMIIFLLSGCWGRNEPERMLYVHGLGIEYKDGEYQVYTQIIDFTSTAKLAQPTRSPVQSEVGLGTGETVDEAIFDLYNSVDQRVYWGHLSYIVFSEEALKGGALNPVVDSFIRYRDTRYQILLYSTTDPVKDVLLTTPIINTAITLSKLGDPRNSYEQDSFVLPITMRTLIIGFDEPSHEVAIPYITVTENWETVEKKSKVANLSGVGIITPTEFKGFIAHDKANGLQWMTNKTRRGEISVKSKEGDKNHQSLIIDKLKVKVEPNVTQSAVTFSIEVSFNIAVSAMQGDTTYSKLQREVEEQVKKEIRETYEEALKLDVDIYRLSEHLYRKDLKAWKRLQKDGKVELTEESIDSLHVQVTRIKSGRRSLTERFGRQ; from the coding sequence ATGAATAACAAAAAACATCTTCTATTGTTAGTATGTATGATAATTTTCCTTCTTTCGGGTTGCTGGGGTCGTAATGAGCCGGAGCGGATGCTCTACGTCCATGGATTGGGAATTGAATACAAGGACGGCGAATACCAGGTGTATACGCAAATTATAGACTTTACCAGCACAGCGAAGCTTGCGCAGCCAACTCGTTCTCCTGTGCAATCGGAGGTTGGGCTTGGTACTGGAGAAACAGTGGATGAAGCAATTTTTGATCTCTACAATTCCGTTGATCAACGGGTCTACTGGGGCCATCTGTCGTATATAGTTTTTTCTGAGGAAGCTCTAAAAGGCGGGGCATTGAACCCCGTTGTAGACAGTTTTATTCGCTATCGAGATACGCGTTATCAAATCCTGCTTTATAGCACAACTGATCCTGTAAAAGATGTATTGCTGACAACTCCTATCATCAATACAGCGATTACGTTATCTAAATTGGGGGACCCACGGAATTCGTACGAACAGGACTCTTTTGTTCTCCCAATCACGATGCGCACCTTAATTATTGGATTTGATGAACCTAGCCATGAAGTGGCGATTCCTTATATAACGGTTACTGAAAACTGGGAAACGGTTGAAAAAAAGAGTAAAGTCGCTAACCTGTCAGGGGTAGGTATCATTACACCCACTGAGTTTAAAGGATTCATTGCTCATGACAAGGCTAACGGTCTTCAATGGATGACCAACAAGACCCGGAGAGGTGAGATATCGGTCAAATCCAAGGAGGGTGATAAAAATCACCAGTCACTAATCATCGATAAATTAAAAGTAAAAGTGGAACCCAACGTTACGCAATCTGCCGTCACATTTTCAATTGAAGTGAGCTTTAATATCGCTGTATCTGCCATGCAAGGCGATACTACTTATTCGAAGTTGCAAAGAGAGGTCGAGGAGCAAGTCAAAAAGGAAATCAGGGAAACTTATGAAGAAGCATTGAAACTGGACGTGGATATCTATCGCTTGTCAGAGCATTTGTATCGAAAGGATCTGAAGGCCTGGAAAAGACTGCAGAAAGATGGAAAGGTGGAACTGACAGAGGAGTCTATCGATTCCTTGCATGTTCAAGTCACTCGGATCAAGTCTGGCCGGCGGTCTCTAACGGAACGTTTCGGTCGACAATAA
- a CDS encoding uracil-DNA glycosylase has translation MNSFCPKRWPEEPVPADEQGCQDCGLYKQGTRMVWGEGNPEAPIMIVLDNPGALEDKEGNPMLCGTRQTLQQAANEAGLEPNQLYVTYILKRRPVRAYDKDLTRAICMPHLIQQLERQCPSLVLCLGNVAVQSFFGNAEADVKGMRGSWYDVNGYATTVAYHPLAVRRRPNLYKQLVEDLTFVAKQLQKANEKESPL, from the coding sequence ATGAATTCATTTTGCCCGAAACGATGGCCCGAAGAACCCGTTCCCGCAGACGAACAGGGATGTCAAGATTGCGGTCTGTACAAGCAAGGAACACGCATGGTGTGGGGAGAAGGGAACCCAGAAGCCCCTATCATGATTGTGCTTGATAATCCAGGCGCCTTGGAAGACAAAGAAGGCAACCCGATGCTGTGCGGAACGCGGCAAACCTTGCAACAAGCCGCAAACGAAGCTGGGTTGGAACCAAACCAGTTGTATGTGACGTACATTTTGAAGCGGAGACCCGTCCGTGCATATGACAAAGATCTCACGCGTGCAATCTGCATGCCGCATCTCATCCAACAGCTTGAACGACAATGCCCTTCTCTTGTACTTTGTCTAGGAAACGTGGCAGTCCAGTCATTTTTCGGAAATGCCGAAGCGGATGTCAAAGGGATGCGAGGGAGCTGGTACGATGTAAACGGCTATGCCACCACTGTCGCCTATCACCCCTTAGCCGTCCGGCGTCGGCCGAATTTGTACAAGCAATTGGTGGAGGATTTAACCTTCGTCGCCAAACAACTGCAGAAAGCAAATGAAAAAGAGAGTCCGCTCTGA
- a CDS encoding GrpB family protein — translation MRKVEVTPYSNAWPSKFQEEATELNKVFGSELIEIHHIGSTSVFGLSAKPIIDIMPVVKEITRIDSFNEAMRELGYEARGENGIAGRRYFQKGRNDRTHHVHVYEEGSPEIGRHLAFRDYLRAHPAIAKKYGDVKEELAKRYPSDIAAYIEGKEQLASEIEREAVEWVRKREKCK, via the coding sequence ATGAGGAAAGTTGAAGTGACCCCCTATTCCAATGCTTGGCCGTCTAAATTTCAAGAGGAAGCTACTGAGTTAAACAAGGTATTTGGTTCGGAACTGATAGAAATTCACCATATCGGCAGCACATCTGTCTTTGGTTTATCGGCAAAACCGATTATTGACATCATGCCAGTGGTGAAAGAGATTACGAGAATTGATTCCTTCAATGAAGCCATGCGGGAGCTAGGATACGAAGCAAGAGGGGAAAATGGCATTGCCGGACGCCGCTATTTTCAAAAAGGCAGGAATGACCGGACACATCATGTCCATGTCTATGAAGAAGGGTCACCGGAAATCGGGCGGCATTTGGCATTCCGCGACTACTTGCGAGCTCATCCGGCCATTGCCAAGAAGTATGGCGATGTAAAAGAAGAGCTCGCGAAGCGCTATCCGAGCGACATTGCGGCGTATATCGAGGGAAAGGAACAACTAGCCTCAGAGATTGAGAGGGAGGCTGTTGAATGGGTTCGGAAGAGGGAGAAATGTAAATAG
- a CDS encoding DUF6530 family protein: MKIPTHLKHKPVIVAENYANIDGRTAYKTDAQGLSLGLAQWNDRGKVDISAKIWRHTGGKWSRQSEEMPLHRVLDLAILVCEAQLYFREAYRHKDLYDPENPVIKRVGLQGDAMTVEVCTENEQIKEDIQLFNQALNEDGELIGERLRTLSHILKEMGY, encoded by the coding sequence ATGAAAATTCCTACACATTTGAAACATAAGCCGGTGATTGTAGCGGAGAATTATGCAAATATTGACGGGCGGACGGCGTATAAGACGGATGCCCAAGGGTTATCGCTCGGTTTAGCTCAGTGGAATGATCGGGGAAAGGTGGATATTTCAGCGAAGATTTGGCGGCATACGGGTGGTAAGTGGTCTCGCCAATCGGAGGAGATGCCGCTTCATCGTGTCTTGGATTTGGCGATTTTGGTATGCGAGGCGCAGCTTTATTTCCGTGAGGCCTATCGTCATAAGGATTTGTATGATCCGGAAAATCCGGTCATTAAGCGGGTCGGCTTGCAAGGGGATGCCATGACGGTGGAAGTTTGCACCGAGAATGAGCAAATTAAAGAGGATATCCAACTGTTCAATCAAGCATTGAACGAGGACGGTGAATTGATCGGCGAGCGATTACGTACATTGTCACACATCTTAAAGGAAATGGGTTATTAA
- a CDS encoding acyl-CoA thioester hydrolase/BAAT C-terminal domain-containing protein, whose translation MVNIPLELVENAIHWLKVKQEITNDFIGIHGTSKGAELALLAAVHFKEIKAVVALNGSPVVFCGIEPWTDRDELLPAWTFRGKPITYARRDNSVEIAKTCRSLRNAGENPLRIWYDYLAADPNITKQATIPVEEINGSILLISGTEDACFDSVRLNKIAIERLKKHRFKHKYEHLIYEGAGHEIGIPNIVISCSHFTGGTKYDTAQASKNSWEKTINFFSSSSLKGHLCSCEIVTRRKNCEGGIF comes from the coding sequence TTGGTCAATATTCCACTGGAATTAGTGGAGAACGCAATCCACTGGTTAAAGGTAAAGCAAGAAATTACAAACGATTTTATTGGAATTCATGGTACATCGAAAGGAGCAGAACTTGCCTTGTTGGCTGCCGTGCATTTTAAGGAAATTAAAGCAGTTGTTGCGTTGAATGGCTCCCCTGTCGTATTTTGTGGCATTGAACCATGGACTGACCGGGACGAGTTACTGCCTGCTTGGACGTTTAGAGGGAAACCAATTACCTACGCACGAAGAGACAATTCAGTTGAAATCGCCAAAACTTGTCGTAGTTTACGAAATGCCGGGGAAAACCCACTTCGTATTTGGTATGACTATTTGGCAGCAGACCCCAATATTACAAAACAGGCGACCATTCCTGTCGAAGAAATAAATGGCTCAATCCTTTTAATTTCGGGCACGGAAGATGCCTGTTTTGATTCAGTTCGTTTGAACAAAATAGCAATAGAAAGGTTGAAAAAACATAGATTCAAGCATAAGTACGAGCATTTAATATACGAAGGGGCGGGGCATGAAATCGGTATCCCTAATATCGTAATTTCGTGCAGTCATTTTACGGGCGGAACCAAATACGATACCGCACAAGCGAGTAAAAATTCATGGGAAAAGACCATCAATTTTTTTTCTAGTTCAAGTCTTAAAGGACACTTGTGTAGTTGTGAAATAGTAACGAGGAGGAAGAATTGTGAAGGTGGCATTTTTTGA
- a CDS encoding acyl-CoA thioesterase/BAAT N-terminal domain-containing protein: MNTDYKEPRFHIDVESVLMDQPIGIKVEGLSNEQKITVRCKRTSCWGTIMYEMESYGTYIADSLGIIDLRKMAPIEGTYKGIDGMGLFWSMQIVRTQENKINILDKLQPHLVFISIESEEQTIDTQVITRRWMDEAVTRTPVNEQGIVGTFFHHSDSKSRPALLVVGGSEGGVYEFPASLLASHGFNVLALGYWGIDPLSR; the protein is encoded by the coding sequence TTGAATACGGATTATAAAGAGCCACGATTCCACATTGATGTGGAGTCGGTTTTGATGGATCAACCGATTGGTATAAAAGTGGAAGGTCTTTCAAATGAGCAAAAAATTACGGTTAGATGTAAACGGACATCGTGTTGGGGTACTATAATGTATGAAATGGAGTCCTATGGCACTTATATAGCAGACTCATTGGGGATAATTGACCTGCGAAAAATGGCACCCATTGAAGGTACATACAAAGGTATTGATGGGATGGGTTTATTTTGGTCAATGCAAATAGTAAGAACGCAAGAAAATAAAATTAATATCTTGGATAAACTGCAACCGCATCTGGTTTTTATATCTATTGAAAGTGAAGAGCAAACTATTGATACACAAGTTATCACACGGAGATGGATGGATGAAGCTGTTACTAGAACGCCTGTGAACGAGCAAGGGATAGTTGGAACCTTTTTTCATCATTCGGATTCTAAATCGAGGCCGGCCTTGCTAGTGGTAGGTGGGTCGGAAGGAGGCGTTTATGAGTTTCCGGCTTCCTTATTGGCTTCTCATGGATTTAATGTGCTGGCATTAGGTTATTGGGGGATTGACCCGCTTTCAAGGTAG
- a CDS encoding cysteine hydrolase family protein, with translation MEALLVIDVQNGIVEHGEFQEELAKIEKMILHFKEKGKPVIFMRHLDSVEESPLYEGSRGSELHESVKGYAEQVIEKRTPSSFYQTNLAELLDDYGVNQVYITGFMTEFCCLFTTIAAFDRGYQVTLIEDATGTTNNGETYEMADLNIRDFVGTVLHWSEVVDVVDFEELELP, from the coding sequence ATGGAAGCTTTATTGGTGATAGATGTGCAAAACGGGATTGTGGAGCATGGGGAGTTTCAAGAGGAACTAGCGAAGATTGAAAAGATGATTCTTCATTTTAAGGAGAAGGGCAAGCCGGTCATCTTCATGAGACATTTGGATTCGGTAGAGGAGAGCCCGCTCTATGAAGGTTCGAGAGGTTCGGAGTTGCATGAGTCGGTTAAGGGATATGCGGAACAGGTGATTGAGAAGCGGACGCCGAGTTCTTTTTATCAGACGAATCTGGCGGAACTGCTAGATGACTATGGGGTGAACCAGGTCTATATTACCGGGTTCATGACGGAGTTTTGCTGCTTGTTCACGACAATTGCTGCATTTGATCGAGGGTATCAAGTGACGTTAATTGAAGATGCGACGGGCACGACGAACAATGGGGAGACGTATGAGATGGCCGATCTCAATATTCGGGATTTCGTCGGTACGGTGCTTCATTGGTCCGAGGTAGTGGATGTGGTTGATTTTGAGGAGCTTGAGCTGCCGTGA
- a CDS encoding MATE family efflux transporter, whose translation MNHTLVRDEQALKKAFISFLVPVMSANILQSLGQIFGMFLVGRYLGVDALAAISAFFPFFFFLMAFAIGLGSGSSILVGQTYGAGNVDKMKQVVGVTLAATTLLSVVVAIFGGVFIETILRIMQTPENIFVQSVAYARILFFTLPIMFLYMVYTTFLRGVGDSKTPFIFLVISVVANIAFLPVLMFGWLGLPQLGLNGAAYASVFSNLITLVLLLLYLHKKQHSLRLDRTVLQYFKLKKDILSSLLKLAIPASISMVAISVAEIAIIGFVNIYGSSATAAYGVVNQIGGYAQMPAMSIAIATSVFVAQALGASSTEMIQQIRQIGVRLNYVLGGIFIGVMYLFAKPILGLFIDHAETLSIAKDYLFITFWSYLIFGHMQTVTATMRATGVVLWPTIFLVLTIWACEVPAAYFLSHHTPLGLNGVWTAYSLAFCVNFIFQYTYFKTKWKKKTLQVMLRD comes from the coding sequence ATGAACCATACGTTAGTACGCGATGAACAGGCATTAAAGAAAGCGTTCATCAGCTTTTTGGTGCCTGTCATGTCGGCGAATATTTTACAATCCCTTGGTCAAATCTTTGGGATGTTTTTAGTTGGGAGATATCTGGGAGTAGATGCCCTGGCTGCCATTTCTGCGTTTTTCCCGTTCTTCTTTTTCCTGATGGCCTTTGCAATCGGTCTCGGGTCCGGCAGTTCGATTTTGGTCGGGCAGACATACGGCGCGGGCAATGTCGATAAAATGAAGCAAGTGGTCGGTGTGACCTTGGCGGCGACGACGCTTTTATCTGTTGTCGTTGCCATTTTCGGCGGTGTTTTCATCGAGACGATTTTGCGCATTATGCAGACGCCGGAAAACATTTTTGTGCAAAGTGTTGCATATGCTCGTATTTTATTTTTCACCTTGCCGATTATGTTCCTATACATGGTGTATACAACATTCCTGCGTGGCGTGGGTGATTCCAAGACGCCGTTCATCTTTCTAGTGATCAGCGTCGTCGCAAACATTGCGTTTCTTCCAGTCCTCATGTTTGGCTGGCTTGGGTTGCCGCAACTTGGGTTGAATGGCGCGGCGTATGCATCCGTTTTTTCCAATCTCATTACTCTTGTGCTGTTGCTTCTTTATTTGCACAAAAAGCAGCATAGCTTGCGACTTGACCGCACGGTATTGCAATATTTCAAATTAAAGAAGGATATTTTGTCCTCCTTGCTGAAGTTGGCCATTCCGGCGAGTATTAGCATGGTTGCGATCTCGGTTGCGGAAATTGCGATCATTGGATTCGTCAACATTTATGGATCCAGTGCGACCGCGGCGTATGGGGTTGTCAATCAAATCGGCGGGTATGCACAGATGCCGGCGATGAGCATTGCGATCGCTACGTCGGTATTTGTTGCGCAAGCGCTTGGCGCGAGTTCGACGGAGATGATTCAACAAATCCGCCAGATTGGTGTCCGTCTGAATTACGTATTGGGTGGTATCTTTATCGGCGTGATGTATCTGTTTGCCAAGCCTATTTTAGGTCTCTTCATTGATCATGCCGAGACGCTCTCCATTGCGAAGGATTATTTATTCATCACATTTTGGAGTTATCTCATCTTTGGGCATATGCAAACAGTCACGGCTACCATGCGTGCAACGGGCGTTGTCCTGTGGCCGACTATCTTTTTGGTACTTACGATCTGGGCATGCGAGGTGCCGGCTGCGTATTTCCTTTCACACCATACTCCTCTCGGATTGAATGGTGTGTGGACCGCCTATTCTCTCGCCTTTTGTGTCAATTTCATATTCCAATACACCTATTTCAAAACGAAATGGAAAAAGAAAACGCTGCAGGTCATGCTGCGTGATTAA
- a CDS encoding nuclease-related domain-containing protein has product MQAGFGGEQELDKIFERYSFSVNYRVFHDLSLISSTPFQLDTLYITPWYALIFEVKNMSGELLVTDNPPQLIQTSESGQVSRFQSPITQLENNCALFTEWLRQRDFTLPVYGAIVLA; this is encoded by the coding sequence ATTCAAGCAGGTTTTGGCGGTGAGCAGGAGCTCGACAAGATTTTCGAGCGATATTCATTTTCCGTCAATTATCGAGTATTTCATGATCTATCTCTTATTTCTAGTACCCCCTTCCAACTAGATACGCTGTATATCACTCCCTGGTATGCCCTTATTTTTGAAGTAAAAAACATGTCAGGCGAGCTACTCGTGACTGACAACCCTCCTCAGCTGATTCAGACGTCTGAATCAGGTCAAGTGAGCCGCTTCCAAAGTCCAATTACCCAACTGGAAAACAACTGTGCGTTGTTTACCGAGTGGCTCCGTCAACGAGACTTTACCCTTCCTGTGTATGGCGCTATTGTACTCGCCTAA
- a CDS encoding tellurite resistance/C4-dicarboxylate transporter family protein — MKALKEGSKEGQSLYGKGCLMVLAFIKKQAKGLFPGYFAFIMATGALSISCSLLNMGLVSKLLLYVNGVAYLWLWFLTLIRLTSFFPEFWNDLISHTKGPGFFTLIAGTSMLSSQLIIVGNEPQIALYLWYLAIILWVLIMYLFFTAVTIRKHKPSLAKGINGAWLIAAVATHSISIVGTLLVSHVEANHTILLFFTLCMYFLGCMLYLNIITLIFYRFTFVDFKYASLTPPYWINMGAVAITTLAGSTLIRHAEYWSLLHEIKPFLKGFTLFFWVTGTWWIPLLFILMVWRYFVHRYPLSYDPQIWGMVFPLSMYTAGTFQLSKALGVSFLIWIPKVMVFVAMAMWLVAFGGMCHRVFRVAKETDG; from the coding sequence ATGAAAGCGTTAAAAGAGGGTAGTAAAGAAGGACAGTCATTATATGGCAAGGGGTGTTTGATGGTGCTGGCATTCATTAAAAAACAAGCAAAGGGTTTATTTCCAGGTTATTTTGCGTTCATCATGGCGACGGGCGCTTTATCGATTAGCTGCTCGCTTCTGAACATGGGTTTAGTTTCAAAGTTGTTGCTCTATGTGAATGGTGTTGCCTATCTATGGCTATGGTTTTTGACCCTCATCCGTTTAACCTCATTCTTTCCTGAATTCTGGAATGACCTGATCAGCCATACGAAAGGGCCGGGATTCTTCACCTTGATAGCCGGCACGAGCATGCTCAGCAGTCAATTGATTATAGTGGGGAATGAACCGCAAATTGCATTGTATTTATGGTATTTAGCTATCATTTTATGGGTTCTGATCATGTATCTATTTTTTACAGCTGTTACCATCCGAAAACATAAGCCCTCTTTAGCGAAGGGAATCAACGGTGCTTGGTTGATTGCAGCAGTAGCCACTCATTCCATTTCGATTGTGGGTACACTTCTTGTGTCTCATGTCGAAGCAAATCATACCATCCTGCTATTTTTTACACTCTGCATGTACTTTTTAGGATGCATGCTTTATCTGAATATCATTACGTTGATTTTCTACCGATTTACATTCGTAGATTTCAAATATGCGTCGCTGACCCCGCCTTATTGGATCAATATGGGCGCAGTGGCGATTACGACATTGGCAGGCTCAACGTTGATCCGGCATGCTGAATATTGGTCATTGCTGCATGAAATCAAACCGTTTCTAAAAGGCTTTACGCTGTTCTTTTGGGTGACCGGCACATGGTGGATTCCTCTGCTCTTTATCCTGATGGTCTGGCGTTATTTCGTGCATCGGTATCCGCTCAGCTATGATCCGCAAATATGGGGCATGGTATTCCCGCTTTCCATGTACACGGCCGGCACTTTTCAGCTGTCGAAAGCACTCGGCGTTTCATTCCTCATCTGGATTCCCAAAGTAATGGTGTTCGTTGCGATGGCGATGTGGCTTGTTGCGTTTGGTGGAATGTGTCATCGGGTGTTCCGAGTAGCGAAGGAGACAGATGGATAA
- a CDS encoding cytidine deaminase, whose amino-acid sequence MNMEEQLYEAAVDLITKRYPTGWGGTAAIALEDGTVLTSVAPEVINASTELCIETGAILEAHKLNRKVTHSLCIVRDDERAEFKILSPCGVCQERLLYWGPNVLVAVTVPDQPLTFKKLSDVQPYHWTAAYEEYTEV is encoded by the coding sequence ATGAATATGGAAGAACAGCTTTATGAGGCGGCTGTAGATTTGATTACGAAACGCTATCCTACAGGTTGGGGTGGAACTGCAGCTATTGCGCTGGAGGATGGAACTGTTTTGACAAGTGTCGCTCCAGAAGTGATTAATGCATCAACAGAATTATGCATTGAAACAGGTGCGATATTGGAAGCCCATAAATTGAACAGGAAGGTTACACATTCCTTATGCATAGTTCGAGATGATGAAAGAGCAGAGTTCAAGATTCTTTCTCCCTGTGGTGTTTGTCAGGAAAGGCTACTCTATTGGGGGCCAAATGTGCTGGTTGCAGTTACCGTGCCGGATCAACCTTTAACCTTTAAAAAGTTATCTGACGTTCAGCCATACCACTGGACCGCTGCCTACGAGGAATACACGGAAGTGTAA
- a CDS encoding ABC transporter ATP-binding protein, with the protein MDIVVEATDIHKVFGTKTNLIPVLEGVDVTVHEGEFVGIMGPSGAGKTTLLNILATIDKPTSGSVRIDGTEITGLRDEPLSEFRRSNLGFIFQDYNLLDSLTIRENIMLPLAFANQSYVTTDLKVNEIAEKLGIASALERYPYEASGGQKQRTAAARAIIHNPKLVLADEPTGALDSKASMDLLTAFQLLNREYRTTILMVTHDALAASFCDRVLFMKDGRLFTELVKGDKDRKWFFDQLVTTLSSLGGGHYDYI; encoded by the coding sequence ATGGATATTGTGGTAGAAGCGACGGACATTCATAAAGTGTTTGGAACCAAAACGAATTTGATTCCTGTGCTGGAAGGTGTTGATGTCACGGTCCATGAAGGAGAGTTCGTCGGTATCATGGGACCTTCTGGAGCGGGGAAAACGACCTTGCTGAACATTTTAGCCACTATCGATAAACCAACTTCCGGTAGTGTCCGGATCGACGGAACAGAAATTACAGGGTTGCGCGATGAACCGCTATCCGAATTCAGACGCTCGAACTTAGGGTTCATCTTTCAGGACTATAATTTGCTCGATTCCTTAACGATCCGAGAGAATATTATGCTGCCGTTGGCGTTCGCCAATCAATCCTACGTGACGACAGATTTGAAGGTCAATGAGATTGCGGAGAAACTAGGCATCGCATCCGCTTTGGAACGTTATCCGTATGAAGCATCTGGCGGACAAAAGCAGAGGACAGCTGCGGCACGGGCGATTATCCATAACCCAAAGCTTGTTCTGGCAGATGAACCGACGGGTGCCTTGGATTCAAAAGCGTCGATGGATTTGCTGACTGCCTTTCAATTATTGAATCGCGAATACCGGACGACCATTCTCATGGTGACGCATGATGCATTAGCGGCAAGCTTCTGTGATCGCGTCCTCTTCATGAAAGACGGAAGGCTGTTTACGGAACTGGTGAAGGGGGACAAGGATCGGAAATGGTTTTTTGATCAGCTCGTCACAACGCTGTCATCCTTAGGAGGCGGCCATTATGACTATATATGA